Proteins encoded within one genomic window of Rhododendron vialii isolate Sample 1 chromosome 1a, ASM3025357v1:
- the LOC131327310 gene encoding uncharacterized protein LOC131327310 — protein MLQGSILPRDARAVTGLTEDITAEIAQALFNAGARALAINDRCKKQEEENDKLARELARKEEDLKLARETCDLYLADFQRCDRERVEAEARAAKAEEDANTLRVTRAAEVDFARKRGYDEGWDAARVEYKKQVREIEAELHRDRFLDGLRYGHEALVTKLNLPEGSDLRTLPEAPPEELFLPEEEEVVEPTSEGQGLGNQTDPNAPASEDQLDHLAHS, from the exons ATGCTCCAAGGAAGCATTCTTCCTAGGGACGCCCGGGCTGTCACCGGCTTGACCGAGGACATTACGGCCGAGATAGCTCAGGCCCTCTTCAAT GCTGGAGCTCGGGCATTGGCTATCAATGACCGATGCAAGAAGCAGGAAGAGGAGAACGACAAGCTTGCTCGGGAGCTGGCTCGGAAGGAGGAAGACCTCAAGCTGGCTCGGGAGACTTGCGATCTTTACCTGGCGGATTTCCAGAGATGCGACAGGGAGAGAGTGGAGGCAGAGGCCAGAgccgccaaggccgaggaggatgccaaTACACTGCGAGTCACCCGGGCCGCAGAGGTTGACTTTGCGAGGAAGAGGGGCTACGATGAAGGTTGGGATGCAGCCAGAGTAGAATACAAGAAACAGGTTCGGGAAATTGAGGCTGAGCTGCACCGGGACCGTTTCTTGGATGGCcttcggtatggccatgaagcTTTGGTGACGAAGCTGAACCTCCCTGAAGGTTCTGACCTCCGCACACTTCCTGAGGCGCCTCCCGAGGAGCTTTTCCttcctgaggaggaggaggtggtggagcctACGTCCGAGGGCCAGGGTCTCGGGAATCAAACCGATCCAAATGCCCCTGCGTCCGAGGATCAGCTCGACCACCTAGCTCATTCTTAG